Genomic DNA from Lagenorhynchus albirostris chromosome 9, mLagAlb1.1, whole genome shotgun sequence:
TGCTCTCACGGCCCACTACACAACCAATATCCTGGACTTTTTCTTCAACACCGTTTTCAGaatttctcttgtttctcttctctattgTATACTCTATTTCTTGGATCctatgcttttttctttgtttgttggtTTCCCTCGCTATGGTGGAGTATATCCTTCAGAAGCTGCTTAAGGATTCTTGGGAAATAACTTTCCTGAGTCTTAATTGATAGCTTGGCTAGGTTTAGAAATTATGTGCTGTCAGATTTGTTaaaagtattattccattgtctttTAGCTTCCATTATTACCACTGAATAGTCCTATGTAATTCTGGTTCCTAATCCTTTGTATTTGAaatcatctttttctctttggaaacttTTGGAATCTTTGTCATCCATGATATTCCAAAAATTCTTAATGATGTGAAATCTTGGTTTGGGTCTTGTATCTTTCATTATGCAAGGCTCCATGTGAGCCCTTCAACTCATATTCTTCAGTTCTGGTATAGTATGGCACTCCACTCTCATTCTTAGCTTTTGAAGGAATCTGTTCTAAGCCTAGCCAAACTGTCAACCAGCCAGAGTCTTTTGATTTACtcttacaaaaagaataaagttttggCATTCTTCCCAGTTGTCTGGATCAACTGGGAAGGAGTCTTATGCATAGGAGTCTTATGCAGGCTTTATACTAATTTCTTTCCAACCCTAATCATACCCTCCAATTGTAGAGGTTCTAATACCTCTAATTCCTCAGCTTTTCCAGGGTTTTAGTTTAAGTAGGAAAACTGTTTTTACAGCTAGACCCCCAAGTATAAAATAGTTCAAATATAATAGTGTATTTTTTCTTAGGTAAGAGTTCTAGTGGGAAGGTCAACAAGACAGCCCTCTTCCATGTAGTCATTTAGTGACCCAGGCTGACAGTGAGTGGCTCTTCTGTCTTCAACATGTTACCTCCAGGAAGGTTACCCTAAGGGTCATCTCCATTCCAGCCCgtcagaagaggaaaagaatatggaggaGTGTACACAGGAGAGGTTTACAGGCCAGGCCTAGAAGTGGTATGTGTCACTTCTACTCACATTCTGTTTGCCAAACTCAGTCATATGGCCTTGCCTAACtacaaggaaggctgggaaacaTAATCTAGGTATCTTTCCAGAAAGAAGAAGAGATCATGGATTTTAATTAGTAACCGGCAGTCTCTGCCACTCCAGTGTTCCATGAAGTAAAATGGTGTGAAGCACTTAGCTTTCTCTAGTCTAGGTCAGTTACCAGTTTTTCGtctgctttttagattccaaaattttgtcaaaatctcttcttttgttattgttgttgcttaCTTTACTATTCTCTTTGTTCTTGTAGTTTTAGGCCTTTCTTGTTCCTTGACTATGATTTTAGTGAAATTTTCGTTGGGAGCAAAGGTAAATGTGCAGTTACATTGTCATTTAAaacatgagggcagggacttccctggtggtccagtggttaagactccacacttccagtgcagagggtgcgggtttgatccttggtcagggaactaagagcccatatgccatgtggtgcggccaaaaaaaaaaattttaaacaaacaaacaaacataaggGCATAATTAAATGGCTACAGAAGAGCATCTCTGAGGTTCATATGAGTTAATTGGCTGTGAATTTTCAACTCCTGAACTATACTATGAAGACTTGtagttataaaaatgaatgaaaagaattacatGTACTGACATAGAAAAATGCCTTTcatatattaaacaaaaattaaaaatttagaagagTGTTATAGTATGatcctgtttttatttatgtttgtagatgtattaaaatttttggaAGGATGTACTTCTAAATTTAATGGTTGTTCTTTGTAGGGAGTAGAACTGAGAAGGTTTGAAGGGTTGCAGaggctttcccttctttttttttttttttttgcggtacgggggcctctcactgttgtggcctctcccgttgcggagcacaggctcagcggccatggctcacgggcccagctgctccgcggtgtgtgggatcttcccggaccagggcacgaacccgtgtcccctgcatcggcaggtggactctcaaccactgcgccaccagggaagcctgaggcttTCCCTTTTTAATTGTATATACTTCAGTgacatttgaatattttatattgaagatgtattacatttgaacatttttttggTTACTAAATAAAGGAATAGTCAGCAGGGCCAAACACCCTAGAGAAGTCAAGTAAAATGAAGGCTGAAATATGTCTGTCGGATTTGGAAATTAGGAGATCGTTATTGGTGTTGTGGGATCAGAAGTGATTTCAGTGAAGAAAATATAGGATATCAGGAAATTGACTAGTGATTTCAACCTTTTTTTAAGACCGTTTAAGGCAGGGTTGTGGTTAGGACGTGGCACTGAGGAGGCAGGGTCTGAGGGTTTGTGGAGGTGTTTTCTTCCCAGTGTGTGAGAACTTTGAGTATGTGTATAGCCTGTGGAGAAAGGGTAGAGTGGGAAAATTCAAAGAGAGATGACTTCAAGGAAAACGATTTCAGAACCTTCCTCGTTTGCCTGATCTGTCCAGTGATGATTAGACTCCTCTCAAGATTCAGAATAACCAGGTAAAGTGGTGTTGGGCAAGACCACTGTAGAAGGAAAACCTCGAACTTTAGGTTAAGAGGGCTTTGTTTAGATGGACTTTGAAGTCCCTTCCAGTCTTCAGTTCTACAAATCCAGCTTATCTGAGTTGGTCATGCTAAGCATGGACCTGACAGAAACAAACACCTGCTTTAGTATGAATCTAGACTTATTAGTGAGAGAGATAAGAATgaagaatttctgtttcttttgaggAGCAAAGCATTCTCCCAGGGTCCAATCAGGAAATCAGAGTTAGCACTTCCTCCAGCTCCTTGTCAAATTAAGAagctctcattttcttttaaatgcccctctctctccttttcccaagAATACTAATTTAAAATCTGCCTTGCCAAGAGTCAGTGTATTTTGGGAATCCATTTCTTCGCCTCACCAGGGTTACAGCGAGTCATGGCTCTGACTCCATTCTTCCTCAGAAATTTGTAATATGGTGGAAATGAAGACCTCCTGCACTTCTACCCACTTCCTGGGGAAGGTTCTAGGCTCTGGGCTTCTAGGAGTAACTCTCTTCCCCCCCTAGAATTGGAATGCCATCTAGTATGTGTCACATAGAAACTTGGGGTTAGACTCTATCCTTTGAGGGATTTTCAATATTATTGTAAACTAGGAATAATATGCTTTTGTATAGAAGTTTCTCAGGTCAAATGACTTTAAGAGGTGGCTTACACTTTCTGGAGGCCACTTTGAGTAGAAACAGTAGAGCATAGATATATCTGCCCTAGTAACTCTCCTAAGCTCTATTAAAGCGCTGACTTGATTTCATATTCCTCATTCTTCTTCCTAACCTTAGGTATCCTGGCACAGATATAAGGTCTAATTAAGTCCCCTGCTTATTGGTCAGTTTCTGTCCCTTTTACACTCCACTTTTGGCCCATTGAAGAGAGCGGGGATGGATGACAAGCACATGGCAGGAGGAGCCTTATGCTCCTTGAGGTCCAGAGAATAACAGTAAGGATGATTCCTCTGGGTTCTGCCAGGTTCTAAAGTGTGTCTTCTAAGAGGGTTATTCAGCAGGTGTGAATCCCTGTCTTCCTATCTCATCCACCCATGGATAACTCAGCCCACAGGAGAGCCACGTCATCAAGGCACATGTATTTGGGTCCAAAGGATAATACTGTGAGGGAGTGAGACTTGAAACAGAAGTACACAGAACTCCTGAAAACCAGCGCTAAGAAGGTTTCTTTGGCCTGTGAGAATTAGCTGCCCTTTCTATAAGTCCCCTGGAAAGATACATTTATTCCACATAGACTATGGCCACTTTCCTCCTGAAATGCCCTTGTAAGGGAAGGGAAAGCAGCAAGCCCAGGTAGTACAAATCACAAGGGTCCCTTAGTTCTCTTTAGCCATGGACTGTTAGCCCTGTCCACGTTTCCCAGGGTCCCACATTGCTCTTTCATTCACTCAGGGTTGCCTACTGCAAATTGGTTTATAGTTCCTGCTCTGATAATACCCATGAAGTCCTTACTTGAAGGaaggataaataaaaagcaaaggtaGAGCTCAGTTATGGGCAGCTCCTTCATTATTTCTGCAGCACCTGGGGGACAATGAGAGAAGGGGGGAAATGACCTGTCATTAAGAAGCCTTTGCTTTCTGTTCCTCAAGCAACCTCATAACATTCTGCAGAGGCGCCTCATGGAAACCAACCTGTCAAAGCTCCGAAGCAGTCGTGTCCCTTGGGCCTCCAAAACGAACAAACTCAATCATGCCAAGTCTGAGGGGCTAAAGAAGTCTGAGGTGGATGACATGATTTTGGTTTCTTGCCAGGTAATGTTCTGAGAATAGCTTTTCCGGGTTTTCTGGAGAACAGGATTTGGGCCCATTATCCCAATAATGGGGACCTGTCCTCCAAATTGTATAGAATGTGGGTCTTATCATGGAATTCATAAATGAGTTTTAAGGGGGACACTCAATGCAACACTGGAAATATATGCAGTAATTTGTATGCATGTGCATCTTTATGGGGAAAAGGACTAAGTGTTTCATCAGATTTGCAAAGGAgtatgtgacacacacacacacacacacacacacacacacacacatacacacacacacaaaattaagaGCCACTTGGTGTATAGAATGAAATACCCAAAGTCCTTTGGGATCCTCTGTAAGCTCTAGATTCAGCAGGAAAAAGAACCCCTCAAAGGAGACTCAGCAATGGATAAAGATGGGACACTACCAACCCATAATTGTGAGGATGCTCCCCAACCCTGCCTTTCATATGACACCTGCTGCTTGCTCTTTGGATCTCCCTTCCCTTTTGCTTCTCTGGCTCCTATTGAACAGTATGTTTCCTCTCTACAGTGTGCTGGAAAGGATGTGAAAGCCTTGGTTGACACAGGCTGTCAATATAATCTCATCTCTTCAGCCTGTGTGGACAGACTGGGGTAAGTAGTCACTTGTGCTGGAAGTCAGATGCTAATACACTCTTTGCTTGAATTTATTTTGAAGTCCAGGCTTTCCATTAACTCCCACCAATTAAGTTTTGAGCAAAGACCTTTGGGCTCCGGAATGAGAAAGTATGAAATCCTTGGCTCATTGCGTGCCATGCCCTGATCCTGATTTGTGCCCTGCCCAGACAACAAGTTAGAAGGATCTGCCCTGGTGGTGTACCCGAGAGAAGTAAAATCAGGGATGTGGTTGGCCTTAGCTTACTTGGGGTCCTTCTGGAGGCCACACTGCCTGTCCCAAGAAGTATCAGTCAGACCGTGGAATAGAGCTGCTATTGCTGTTGGGCCTGAACCATCACAGGGGTGATTAGTACCTTTCCTCTCTGCAAATAACAGGTAAAATCAGCTCTTACTGCTGcccctgctggggcctgggtgtgAGGCAGACACCTCATATATTGAATATCTTCAGTTCTCTAACAGCTGGAATTGGGTTCTCCCTCTTTTTTAGTCAGGGAAAGCCATTTTGTATCTTTCCTCCTTTTCACTCAATctgtacttttatttcctttcttcttccttctctttcctccaaaGTACCAGATGGGCCCTGAGGTCTAGCCCAGAATTGAGAGGATCAACCCAATATCCTTTTCCACTTCTCTAGCCCTAAGTACAACAGAGCATTCCCCAGCCTAAATCTCTGTATTGAAACAATCACTAGGGTAGATATAATGGCCCATTTTAAGCTCCTTTCAAAATATCCCTATTAGGCAGGGCTTGCACAAGTCTTGATTTGTATAATCAGTGACCTCTGCCACATGTTCTGTTCCTTCTCATTTCTACCTTCTCCTCACCCCTCACCACAACTGTGACTCTTTGAAGCTGGCTCTGTGGGTTTTGTGCATTGCTGTTTAGGGCGGTggactgggtggggtgggggtggagtccAAGGACACAAGTGCTCTTATGAGAAGAATCCTGAGCATTTTTATGTGGTGAAGAGATGAGCTGTAGTGCAACATGATGTTTCCAGAAAGACTAATAATGTCCTGGTGCATAATTAGGCAGAAGACTGCCATGATTCCAGAGGAATTAATAACCATCTGTAAAattgcaattatttttcttttggatggGCTATAACACCAAAAGAGAGGAAATGGAGTAAAGCAGAAGTTTTGGCACAGAAAGTCCATAATTAAGTATTTATCCACCAACTCATAATAGCTCGGTGCTAGCTGTTCCAATGAGCTTACATAACTGTGTGAAACCTTGGTgctgttctttccttcctcccctagACAGACAAGTTAAATTAATTAGGACTTTCTCCACAATATGCCTTGCTGATGCCAATATCAATGCACTTAACAAATAAGTACCTGCCTCCACCATCCTTATGGCCTCAGACTAAATGATGAGGATAGACTGAAatagacaaagagaaaattagaCACTGAACAAAGCATCTTCTAAAATTAGGATTTACCTGCCCTCTCTGAGATCTGTTACCCACAGATGGATAAAAGGATATGTTAACTAAATTGCCTTGCACATAGGTGGGGATGTTGAGATGCAGAAAAGGATTCTCTGAGTGTGTCAACTCTCATATTCCACCAGTGCAGATAGTGACATAGCTTTTTGAGAATAGGAGCTGAATCTTTAGTTTTTTATATCTCCTGGCATGTTTAGGATAAAGTGCTGAAACAAGAATTGTagactagcatttttttttttggtaaattaacCCAGGAAATCTCTGGAAAATTCCAGCTGTGTGTCAGAAGGTAGGCATTGCCAGATTCCACCAGAAACTTCTGCCAAGGGGATTCTGTTATTTCCTCTCTGGTGCAGACTCAAGGAGCATGTCAGATCTCACAAGCATGAAGGAGAGAAGCTTTCTCTACCCCGACATCTGAAAGTAGTGGGCCAGATTGAGCACCTAGTGATCACTCTGGGCTCCCTCCATCTGGACTGCCCAGCAGCCGTGGTTGGTGAGTAGAATGGGGGACTGGACCTATGGACCCCTAAGTTaaaccctctccctccttccaccaAACCCTCATGGGATTTTATGCCTGTAAATATTGACTTCTTCAAAATCCCAGGTTTCCACTTTTTTGTACTATAAATCTTGTCCCAGTTTTTGCCTTCTGAAGTACCAGATGGGCCTTGAGCTACATTCAAGACATATTGAGAATCACTcagagaataaaaaaattcaaggggtaagaaaacaaacatttctgtGTGCCCCTGAGAGCTTTCTGTGGGCTAGTTGGAGGTAGAGGGCAAGATCCTCTTACTCCTTTGCCATAAATCCCTTCATAATTTCCCACCAACTCCTATACTTTCCCTCATGTACTCTATTCTAGAGTACTCTAAGTTCCTGGTTTTTGTCCAAAGGCCTTTGTCCTTTAGAGTTAAAAAGACTTCAGTTTGAATCTTGACTCTGTCACTTTTT
This window encodes:
- the NRIP3 gene encoding nuclear receptor-interacting protein 3, which translates into the protein MFYSGLLTEGGRKETDRREGASLRQQRRMKQAVQFIHKDSADLLPLDGLKKLGSSKDTQPHNILQRRLMETNLSKLRSSRVPWASKTNKLNHAKSEGLKKSEVDDMILVSCQCAGKDVKALVDTGCQYNLISSACVDRLGLKEHVRSHKHEGEKLSLPRHLKVVGQIEHLVITLGSLHLDCPAAVVEDNEKNLSLGLQTLRSLKCIINLDKHQLIMGKTDKQEIPFEETVSLNEDNTSEA